A genomic region of Lasioglossum baleicum chromosome 16, iyLasBale1, whole genome shotgun sequence contains the following coding sequences:
- the Beta-phers gene encoding phenylalanine--tRNA ligase beta subunit yields MPTINVKRDLLFKALGKTYSDEEFQELCFKFGLELDEVTTEKQMIMKEKGITATKEASEEVIYKIDIPANRYDLLCLEGLALGLLVFLNKVNIPQYTATFPSTVQRIFVTDKCSKVREHIVAAILRNVVFTSDSYNSFIDLQDKLHQNIGRKRTLVSIGTHDLDTVKGPFSYDAKPPKDICFKPLNQDREYTGEEIMDFYANHAQLKQYLHIIKDSPVFPVVQDINGVVLSLPPIINGDHSKITLNTKNVLIECTATDLTKARIVLDTIVCAFSQYCQTKYTIEGVEVVYHNDAVFYYPDLKYRTEEIDCETAINYIGVQQTPDEVAKLLSKMSLKSSVGNGKTLRVEVPPTRHDVIHACDIYEDIAIAYGYNNIKKTIPYSSTVAEEFPLNKLSDQLRMELACTGFTETLTFSLCSREDISDKLGRKLESVPAVHISNPKTLEFQVARTTLLPGLLKTLAANKNMPLPLKLFEVSDVILKDNKTETGARNVRHLCAVYCNTSDGFEIIHGLLDRVLQVLEIPRSIDENDKGYRLRMADDPTYLPQRCADILSYGKVIGKMGVLHPDVITKFDLNMPCSALEIDIESFL; encoded by the exons ATGCCGACGATCAATGTCAAACGTGACTTATTATTTAAGGCACTTGGCAAAACATATT CTGATGAAGAGTTTCAAGAATTATGCTTCAAATTTGGTTTAGAGTTGGATGAAGTG ACAACGGAGAAACAAATGATAATGAAAGAGAAAGGCATAACTGCGACTAAAGAAGCATCGGAGGAAGTTATATATAAAATCGATATACCGGCAAACAGATACGATTTATTATGTCTGGAAGGTTTAGCTCTAGGCCTCTTGGTATTTTTAAACAA agtcaatatACCACAGTACACAGCCACGTTTCCAAGTACAGTGCAAAGAATATTCGTGACAGACAAG TGTTCAAAGGTCAGAGAACACATTGTTGCAGCTATTTTGCGCAATGTCGTGTTTACAAGCGATTCTTACAATAGCTTTATCGATCTTCAAGATAAGTTGCATCAAAATATAGGAAGAAAACGAACCTTGGTATCGATCGGTACTCATGATCTGGACACCGTTAAAGGTCCATTTTCTTACGATGCCAAACCACCAAAGGATATATGTTTTAAACCGCTTAATCAAGACAGGGAGTATACAGGGGaagaaataatggatttctatGCC AATCATGCGCAGTTAAAGCAATATCTACACATTATAAAAGACAGTCCAGTTTTCCCTGTAGTACAAGATATCAATGGGGTCGTATTATCACTTCCACCCATAATTAACGGAGATCATTCGAAAATCACACTCAATACTAAAAACGTATTGATAGAATGCACAGCGACAGACCTTACAAAG GCGAGAATAGTATTAGACACTATAGTTTGTGCCTTTAGTCAATACTGCCAGACGAAATACACGATAGAAGGAGTAGAGGTTGTATATCATAATGATGCAGTATTTTATTATCCTGACTTGAAATATCGAACGGAGGAAATCGATTGCGAGACAGCAATAAATTACATTGGTGTGCAGCAAACTCCAGACGAAGTGGCCAAGCTGCTTTCGAAAATGTCGTTGAAAAGCTCGGTTGGAAACGGTAAAACGTTACGCGTAGAAGTGCCTCCCACAAGGCACGACGTGATACACGCTTGCGATATTTACGAAGACATCGCTATAGCGTACGGATACAATAACATTAAAAAAACTATACCATACTCTTCAACAGTTGCCGAAGAG TTTCCACTTAATAAACTATCCGATCAATTACGCATGGAGTTGGCTTGTACCGGATTCACGGAAACACTGACCTTCTCATTG TGTTCCCGTGAAGATATATCTGATAAATTGGGTCGTAAATTGGAAAGTGTACCAGCGGTCCACATATCGAATCCGAAGACATTGGAATTTCAG GTAGCGCGAACAACTTTACTACCAGGATTATTGAAAACGCTAGCTGCTAATAAGAATATGCCTCTTCCTCTAAAGTTATTCGAAGTCTCCGATGTTATATTGAAAGATAACAAGACAGAAACAGGTGCACGCAATGTTCGACATTTGTGCGCCGTTTATTGCAACACGTCGGACGGTTTTGAGATCATTCATGGTTTACTAGACAGAGTGTTGCAAGTATTGGAAATACCACGGAGCATTGATGAAAACGACAAGGGATACCGTCTTCGTATGGCCGACG ATCCGACGTATCTTCCTCAACGGTGCGCAGATATTTTATCTTACGGAAAAGTAATCGGCAAAATGGGCGTCCTACATCCGGACGTAATCACAAAGTTCGATTTGAATATGCCTTGCTCTGCATTAGAGATCGATATCGAGTCTTTTCTATGA
- the Wts gene encoding serine/threonine-protein kinase warts — MNPPAVNKSSTRGSGYHQKALAEIRNSLLPFANIGGASEVGSSAASTISTLSTTSGISSASGLSGLSGASGSTIDKSDQRQLLAQLLAMGYSEEIALRALKLGSWRLDAAIEFLKQAQVESLNGLGKLNTKLIRKPSLERELNLQRGSPVLDSGAGSSRSDSPRLTELSPHTQLSRQYSPSNFVEREPPPPPPPRCSSTPPPPPPPHAPYNQPNVPTNMQQMLKRMSPAPVVPTRPPPTIPGNTGPISTSVNLPQRGTSPVASSNNNSNSRQPMIVQNGPQVQQQLSQQIQALSIYQTGNNNSNTQVEPPPPYPIVSSSSAGPVQPPSYSVSIQNRQSPTQSQQDYRKSPSSGIYSGPTSAGSPSPITVTAISPSTQASMARPTPLQAWGARQAKTQPPIIMQSVKSTQVQKPVLQTAIAPTSPQPISTTSNTPTPPPSYASSIQQKQQQQPQQHQHQHQHPVVQQQQQQQSQQQQQHSQQQQPQQHQQQQQQQQTSQQPPPPAYAQVNNIGTTNNSNVNVSVSVGVPTTEPPSYATTMQALAAQRGMHHPLPPPPYGTSTTDEPSGIATIENNASLRSSPVAAHHPPLQRKYSPADSCQHPMETPSLPPVASVCLSSRTNSNNNSSSNNAAGNNSSGNNNCATAITTTACTSSTTVTTTTTTTTTNIVVAACIASNHTSNGNSNGNGNGNSNANSNNNNNNNNNNSHTTDNNGAKGGGGNTPSPYKIKHQSPIPERKHMSKEKEEERRDCKVRNYSPQAFKFFMEQHVENVLKSHKQRLYRRLQLETEMAKIGLSAEAQCQMRKMLSQKESNYIRLKRAKMDKSMFTKIKPIGVGAFGEVTLVRKLDTNQYYAMKTLRKADVLNRNQVAHVKAERDILAEADNEWVVKLYYSFQDKDNLYFVMDYIPGGDLMSLLIKFSIFKEPLARFYIAELTCAVESVHKMGFIHRDIKPDNILIDRDGHIKLTDFGLCTGFRWTHNSKYYQQNGHGKQDSMDPADDWNNECRCIQLKPLERRRHREHQRCLAHSLVGTPNYIAPEVLQRTGYTQLCDWWSVGVILYEMLVGSPPFLANSAAETQYKVINWETSLHIPKQANLSAEGMDLILKLCVGADRRLGKNADEVKNHPFFASIDFEKGLRRQVAPHIPRIQYPTDTSNFDPVDPEKLRNSGSSDSNKSDELLDNGKPFHGFFEFTFRRFFDDGGGPAYPSRISLDDNDNQGPVYV, encoded by the exons ATGAATCCACCCGCGGTTAATAAATCGAGCACACGTGGCTCCGGATACCATCAGAAGGCCTTGGCTGAAATTCGTAATTCGTTGCTGCCCTTCGCAAATATTGGAGGAGCCAGCGAAGTAGGTTCCAGTGCTGCGAGTACTATATCTACGTTATCCACGACCAGTGGTATTAGTTCTGCATCTGGTCTCAGCGGTCTCTCCGGTGCTTCGGGTTCTACCATTGATAAATCGGATCAACGACAATTACTAGCACAACTATTAGCAATGGGTTACTCCGAG GAAATTGCGTTACGAGCTTTGAAGCTGGGCAGTTGGCGTTTGGATGCAGCTATAGAGTTTTTGAAACAAGCACAAGTAGAATCGTTGAATGGACTAGGTAAATTAAACACCAAACTTATAAGGAAACCAAGTTTGGAAAGAGAATTGAATTTACAACGCGGCAGCCCCGTGTTGGATAGCGGAGCGGGAAGCTCGCGATCCGATAGTCCTCGATTGACGGAGCTCAGTCCACACACGCAATTGAGTCGTCAATATTCTCCGAGTAATTTCGTAGAGCGAGAACCACCGCCTCCTCCGCCACCTAGATGCAGTTCTACACCGCCTCCACCGCCGCCGCCTCACGCCCCGTATAATCAGCCAAACGTGCCGACTAATATGCAGCAAATGCTGAAGCGTATGTCTCCTGCTCCGGTGGTTCCTACACGACCACCGCCCACCATACCTGGCAATACTGGACCTATTTCGACGTCGGTGAATTTACCGCAAAGGGGTACAAGTCCGGTAGCAAGTTCGAACAACAATTCGAATAGTCGTCAACCTATGATCGTTCAAAACGGACCTCAGGTTCAACAGCAGCTCTCCCAGCAAATACAGGCTCTCAGTATATATCAAACCGGTAATAACAACTCTAATACTCAAGTTGAACCACCACCGCCGTATCCTATAGTTTCTTCTTCATCGGCCGGGCCGGTGCAACCACCGTCTTACAGTGTCTCCATACAAAACAGGCAGAGTCCTACGCAGTCTCAGCAAGACTATCGGAAAAGTCCGTCGTCTGGAATCTACTCAGGTCCGACTTCTGCTGGTTCGCCGAGTCCCATTACGGTCACAGCTATATCTCCGAGCACGCAAGCTTCTATGGCCAGACCTACTCCGTTGCAAGCATGGGGCGCGCGGCAGGCCAAGACACAGCCGCCGATAATCATGCAATCGGTCAAGAGTACTCAGGTACAGAAACCCGTCTTGCAAACTGCCATCGCGCCGACTTCTCCGCAACCAATTTCTACCACTAGCAACACACCGACACCTCCACCGTCCTACGCTTCGTCCATTCAACAAAAACAGCAACAACAGCCGCAGCAACATCAACACCAACATCAACACCCAGTAgtacaacagcagcagcaacaacaatctcaacagcagcaacaacactcgcaacaacaacaaccacaACAAcatcagcagcaacaacaacagcaacaaacCTCGCAACAACCACCACCGCCCGCGTACGCGCAAGTGAATAACATTGGAACAACGAACAATAGCAATGTGAACGTGAGCGTTTCGGTTGGTGTACCGACCACAGAACCGCCAAGTTATGCGACAACGATGCAAGCGTTGGCAGCGCAACGAGGTATGCATCATCCGCTTCCTCCTCCGCCTTATGGGACGTCGACCACCGATGAGCCTAGTGGTATCGCAACGATAGAGAATAATGCAAGCCTGAGGTCGTCACCGGTGGCTGCGCATCATCCTCCGTTGCAAAGAAAATATTCACCCGCGGACAGTTGTCAGCATCCAATGGAAACACCGTCCTTACCCCCGGTAGCGTCCGTCTGTTTGAGTAGTAGAACTAACAGTAACAATAACAGCAGCAGTAACAACGCTGCTGGCAACAATAGCAGCGGTAACAACAATTGCGCCACTGCGATTACTACCACTGCCTGCACCAGCAGTACCACCGTTACTACCACCACTACCACCACCACTACCAATATCGTTGTGGCTGCTTGCATCGCTAGCAACCACACCAGTAACGGAAATAGTAACGGCAATGGTAACGGTAATAGTAATGCTAAcagcaacaataataataacaataacaacaacaatagTCATACAACAGATAACAACGGAGCGAAAGGGGGTGGAGGTAATACACCTTCGCCTTACAAGATCAAGCATCAATCTCCAATACCAGAGCGCAAACACATGAGCaaagaaaaggaggaagaaCGCAGGGATTGCAAGGTCCGTAATTATTCTCCGCAAGCGTTTAAATTCTTTATGGAACAGCACGTTGAGAACGTGTTAAAGTCTCATAAACAAAGGCTGTATCGTCGCCTTCAGCTTGAAACGGAGATGGCTAAAATAGGTCTGAGCGCGGAAGCGCAGTGTCAAATGAGGAAAATGTTATCGCAAAAGGAATCGAATTATATCAGGTTGAAGCGAGCAAAGATGGACAAATCGATGTTCACGAAAATTAAACCGATCGGAGTCGGCGCGTTCGGAGAAGTGACTCTAGTGAGAAAACTCGATACGAATCAATATTATGCTATGAAAACATTAAGAAAAGCGGACGTATTAAACCGTAATCAAGTCGCCCATGTTAAAGCTGAAAGAGATATATTGGCAGAAGCCGACAACGAATGGGTAGTGAAACTCTATTATTCTTTTCAAGATAAAGACAACTTGTACTTTGTCATGGATTATATACCCGGTGGGGATTTGATGTCGTTGCTGATCAAATTCAGCATTTTCAAGGAACCACTGGCACGATTTTATATCGCCGAGCTTACGTGCGCCGTAGAAAGTGTACACAAGATGGGATTTATCCATAGAGACATTAAACCGGATAACATCTTGATCGACCGGGATGGCCACATAAAGTTGACAGACTTCGGACTGTGTACGGGTTTTCGTTGGACTCATAACTCCAAGTACTACCAGCAGAATG GTCATGGGAAACAAGATTCTATGGACCCTGCTGACGACTGGAACAACGAGTGCCGTTGCATTCAGTTAAAGCCCTTGGAACGTAGGAGGCATAGAGAACATCAAAGATGTTTGGCACACTCATTGGTTGGGACCCCAAACTATATTGCGCCGGAAGTACTACAAAGGACAGGCTATACTCAGTTATGTGACTGGTGGAGCGTCGGTGTAATATTGTACGAAATGTTGGTCGGTTCCCCACCGTTCCTCGCCAATTCAGCCGCCGAAACACAATACAAG GTGATTAATTGGGAGACGTCTCTACATATTCCGAAGCAGGCGAATCTTTCCGCAGAAGGTATGGATTTGATATTGAAGCTTTGCGTTGGTGCCGATCGTCGACTAGGTAAGAATGCGGACGAAGTAAAGAATCATCCGTTTTTCGCGAGTATCGATTTTGAAAAGGGCCTGCGCCGACAAGTGGCACCTCATATACCTCGAATACAATATCCTACCGATACAAGCAACTTTGATCCGGTTGATCCCGAGAAATTACGAAATTCCGGATCATCCGATTCCAATAAATCGGATGAGTTGTTGGACAATGGAAAACCGTTCCATGGTTTTTTCGAATTCACGTTTAGACGATTCTTTGACGACGGTGGTGGTCCTGCGTACCCTAGTCGGATAAGTTTAGACGATAACGACAACCAAGGTCCTGTCTACGTTTGA
- the LOC143216737 gene encoding uncharacterized protein LOC143216737 — protein sequence MEHVNSKIYVIVLASLCLGVVGQYEWQARDAFDEIRFKMDKINEENCPIQHLGDLYLPEDSVSHLPDIKDININPVFPNRTALLHLHNMALSRSFFWSYILQSRFIRPAINDTYDPGMMYYFLSTVADVSANPHINASAIYFSPNMSYSPSYRGFFNKTMPRFAPRTFRADDFNDPIHLERISTRNTFTVQDLGAFASSSLSQDYTTDYYRINEWYKKWLPDNVKQRHDTKTTYQVAIHYANGTNDTFTFHGPRGADEYPGPVKWTRPYFDCGRSNRWLVAAVVPIADIYPRHTGFRHVEYPTYTAISVIEMDFERIDINQCPRGKGNIGPNKFANTARCKPETTECEPIHGWGFRRGGYQCRCKPGFRLPTVVRRPYLGEIVERATQEQYYNGYDCTKIGWIHKMPVQWEKAKPYVREKYLEQYYHYRNYSSGAASLRAEKVNIDQTLKFILSVNSRTCKSYTQEELTLRGDIGFGEKEFFENEAKMATRLANFISAFLQINDPHEVYSGKRVADRPLTEDQMIGETLALVLGDTKIWSAGTFWDRNKFTNRTLFAPYAYKTQLNTRKFKVEDLARLNDTDEVYTKKNYFQVLKQRWATNFDELEKYYMKIKIRYNETGEYLKKYEHYPDSYRAANLNHGHWTTPYFDCNGKVKKWVITYASPFFGWDSLKEKLEFKGVIAVTMDLLQLDINQCDDVFYAPNAFKGSHKCDKKTSYCVPILGRGFETGGYKCECKQGFEYPFEDLITYYDGQLVEAEFSNLVNDAETRYDMFKCRLAGAASIQTSWILLIASTIAYYLSRR from the exons ATGGAACACGTCAATTCGAAAATCTACGTGATAGTGCTCGCGAGCCTCTGTTTGGGCGTTGTCGGTCAATATGAATGGCAAGCCAGAGATGCCTTCGACGAAATTCGCTTCAAAATGGACAAAATCAACGAAGAAAATTGTCCTATACAACACCTCGGAGATCTTTACCTGCCAGAAGACTCAGTCTCTCATTTACCCGATATCaaagatattaatattaatcccGTGTTCCCTAATAGGACTGCTCTGTTGCATCTGCATAACATGGCACTCAGTAGATCCTTTTTCTGGAGTTACATTCTACAATCACGATTCATACGTCCAGCGATCAACGACACGTATGATCCAGGCATGATGTACTACTTTTTATCGACGGTCGCCGACGTTTCTGCAAATCCACATATAAACGCCTCTGCTATTTATTTCTCGCCAAACATGTCCTATTCTCCGTCCTACAgaggatttttcaataaaactaTGCCCAGATTCGCACCAAGAACTTTTAGGGCTGACGATTTCAACGACCCAATACATTTGGAGAGAATATCTACAAGAAACACATTTACCGTGCAAGATCTCGGTGCTTTCGCAAGCAGTAGTCTAAGCCAAGATTACACGACTGACTATTATCGTATAAATGAATG GTATAAAAAATGGTTGCCAGACAACGTCAAGCAGAGACACGACACCAAAACTACGTACCAAGTTGCAATTCACTATGCCAATGGcaccaatgacacttttacattTCACGGTCCACGAGGTGCTGACGAATATCCTGGACCTGTAAAATGGACCAGACCGTACTTTGATTGCGGCAGATCGAATCGTTGGTTAGTTGCAGCGGTTGTACCAATTGCAGACATTTATCCGAGGCATACAGGGTTCAGACACGTAGAGTATCCAAC ATATACAGCCATATCCGTGATAGAGATGGATTTTGAGAGGATAGATATAAATCAATGCCCTAGAGGGAAAGGAAACATCGGACCTAACAAATTTGCGAACACAGCAAGATGCAAACCAGAAACTACAGAG TGTGAACCGATACACGGATGGGGTTTTCGTCGCGGCGGATATCAGTGCAGATGTAAGCCAGGTTTTAGGCTGCCAACTGTAGTTAGACGCCCTTAtctgggagaaattgtagagaGAGCGACTCAAGAACAATACTATAACGGATACGATTGTACTAAGATAGGAT GGATTCATAAAATGCCGGTACAATGGGAGAAGGCAAAGCCATACGTTCGAGAAAAATACCTCGAGCAATATTACCACTATAGAAATTACTCATCCGGGGCAGCATCTCTGAGAGCCGAGAAAGTGAATATCGATCAAACTCTCAAGTTTATCTTGAGCGTGAATTCACGGACGTGCAAGAG TTACACGCAGGAAGAATTAACATTGCGCGGAGATATAGGTTTCGGCGaaaaagaattctttgaaaacGAAGCAAAAATGGCGACTAGATTAGCGAATTTTATTAGCGCGTTTTTACAAATCAACGATCCGCACGAAGTTTATTCTGGTAAACGAGTAGCCGACAGACCTCTGACAGAGGATCAAATGATCGGAGAGACTCTAGCTCTGGTTCTTGGGGATACCAAAATCTGGTCTGCAGGAACATTCTGGGATCGCAACAAGTTCACAAATCGAACACTCTTCGCTCCATACGCTTATAAAACTCAGCTGAATACACGAAAATTCAAAGTCGAAGATTTAGCTAGGTTGAACGATACAG ACGAGGTCTAcacgaagaaaaattatttccaaGTACTGAAACAAAGATGGGCAACAAACTTTGACGAGTTGGAGaagtattatatgaaaattaaaattaggtACAACGAAACCGGAGAGTATTTGAAAAAATACGAACATTATCCGGATTCCTACAG GGCAGCAAACTTGAACCACGGCCATTGGACAACTCCGTATTTCGACTGTAACGGTAAAGTGAAGAAATGGGTAATTACCTATGCATCCCCATTTTTCGGTTGGGACAGTTTGAAAGAGAAACTGGAATTCAA AGGCGTCATAGCTGTTACTATGGACCTACTTCAGCTCGATATTAATCAATGCGATGATGTGTTCTATGCGCCGAATGCATTCAAGGGTAGCCACAAATGTGATAAGAAAACCTCATAT TGTGTGCCCATCCTTGGTAGAGGTTTCGAAACGGGTGGCTACAAATGCGAGTGCAAGCAAGGTTTCGAATATCCGTTCGAAGATCTGATCACGTATTACGATGGCCAGTTGGTGGAAGCTGAATTTAGTAATCTTGTCAACGATGCAGAAACCAG GTACGACATGTTCAAGTGCCGGCTGGCTGGTGCTGCATCCATTCAAACTAGCTGGATACTGTTAATCGCCTCGACGATAGCGTATTACCTTTCCAGACGCTAG
- the Fy gene encoding fuzzy planar cell polarity protein-like protein, translating into MVAHIMCLTSSGGIPLFSRQKGEGDPMTFSKIASLNGIHMFLKSQDIQLMYTDLPDTTVMWKEFNESITLIVIANGTTKYILNEFLDAVFGAMVLFVGIDELKSAKNIEKLKKDMRSCSPLVDNLLQCLDAGDGISLKIDIINMTECIMCLENNILQTCLEGYMECLDSMYGCILIHGCLAVATEGWWSLNPIERKLLITVVAIESVCTTRDIPVFLPYKSPNVAFRLVSVTLINHIEVLALCGPNPELLEVERLAVQCWKNSIDTLNNVELYYPRNLPISMNLDSEALGFLLVNYKVQKFVLCKNDRYAKTRISVSHRLDILRTFYHQAVETFILSSVSEDDSNKDDGNFSSVKEIYLCSEYHKCHAVKHSDHILCILYASVVPTNTMRLICQKILKMLLTDKQNCW; encoded by the exons ATGGTAGCTCATATTATGTGTTTAACATCCTCTGGAGGAATTCCATTGTTTTCTCGACAAAAAGGAGAAGGAGATCCG AtgacattttcgaaaattgcatcgCTGAATGGTATTCACATGTTTCTTAAATCGCAAGACATTCAACTTATGTATACGGACTTACCAGATACCACTGTTATGTGGAAAGAGTTCAATGAAAGCATTACTTTGATAGTTATCGCGAATGGAACTACAaagtatattttaaatgaatttctcgATGCTGTTTTTGGGGCAATGGTTTTATTTGTTGGCATAGACGAACTAAAGAGCGCAAAAAATATAGAGAAACTTAAGAAGGACATGCGTTCTTGTAGCCCACTTGTCGATAATTTATTACAATGTCTCGACGCAGGAGAtggaatttcattaaaaatcgaCATCATTAATATGACAGAATGCATTATGTGCCTTGAAAATAACATACTTCAG ACTTGTTTAGAAGGCTACATGGAATGTTTAGATTCCATGTACGGATGTATTTTAATACACGGCTGCTTAGCTGTTGCTACGGAAGGATGGTGGAGCTTGAATCCTATCGAAAGGAAATTGTTAATAACGGTTGTAGCTATTGAAAGCGTTTGTACAACACGCGACATTCCAGTATTTTTACCTTATAAAAGTCCGAAT GTGGCTTTCCGATTAGTATCTGTTACATTGATCAATCACATAGAAGTGTTAGCATTATGCGGACCAAATCCAGAATTATTGGAGGTTGAGAGATTGGCTGTACAGTGCTGGAAGAACTCCATTGATACTTTAAATAACGTTGAACTGTACTATCCAAGGAACTTACCTATTTCGATGAACTTGGATTCAGAAGCGCTTGG ATTTCTTCTAGTGAATTATAAAGTGCAAAAATTTGTACTTTGTAAAAACGATCGATATGCTAAAACTAGAATCAGCGTATCTCACAGACTAGACATATTGAGAACTTTTTATCATCAAGCTGTTGAAACTTTTATATTATCTTCAGTATCCGAAGATGATAGTAACAAAGACGATGGGAATTTTAGCAGTgttaaagaaatatatttatgtTCGGAATATCATAAGTGTCATGCAGTTAAACACAGCGATCACATACTTTGCATTCTATATGCCTCCGTAGTTCCTACGAACACTATGAGATTAATTTgtcagaaaatattgaaaatgttgCTTACGGATAAGCAAAATTGTTGGTAA
- the Mpc1 gene encoding mitochondrial pyruvate carrier encodes MNRVRKILSSKETREYLMSTHFWGPIANWGIPIAAIADIRRDPEFISGKMTLALCLYSAMFMRFALKVQPRNLLLFSCHFVNEGAQLTQGARFIKHHFTSKKE; translated from the exons ATGAATCGTGTTAGGAAGATTCTGTCGAGCAAAGAGACACGAGAGTATTTAATGAG TACACATTTTTGGGGACCTATAGCTAACTGGGGCATTCCGATTGCTGCGATCGCCGATATACGAAGAGATCCTGAATTTATTAGTGGAAAAATGACGCTTG ctTTGTGCttatattctgcaatgtttatGCGATTCGCTCTGAAGGTGCAGCCACGAAATTTGCTCCTGTTTTCGTGCCACTTTGTTAACGAAGGTGCACAATTGACGCAGGGTGCTAGATTTATTAAACATCATTTTACAAGCAAGAAGGAGTAA